A single genomic interval of Carassius gibelio isolate Cgi1373 ecotype wild population from Czech Republic chromosome A22, carGib1.2-hapl.c, whole genome shotgun sequence harbors:
- the LOC127943356 gene encoding ubiquitin carboxyl-terminal hydrolase BAP1 isoform X1, whose amino-acid sequence MNKGWLELESDPGLFTLLVEDFGVKGVQVEEIYDLQSKCQSPVYGFIFLFKWIEERRSRRKVSTLVDETSVIDEEIVNDMFFAHQLIPNSCATHALLSVLLNCSGVELGMTLSRMKTFTKGFSPESKGYAIGNAPELAKAHNSHARPEPRHLPEKQNGISAVRTMEAFHFVSYVPIKDRLFELDGLKAYPIDHGPWGEEEEWTDKARRVIMERIGLATAGEPYHDIRFNLMAVVPDRRIKYEYKLDILKQNRQIVLEGLQQVREKKVIRVTQQDSSQDRKQQDSSSSEDTPPAVKKEEGQDTPIPLSTEQATPTETQEGAAALPSPAGKVRPMAKPATLPTGGAPAPLHVPSPNPIVQRLPAFLDNHNYAKSPMQEEEDLAAGVGRSRLPGPPQPPYSDDEDDYDDEEEECSTSGATSRVRRKIGLRTRTMGRSGVGAVTAMEGQLALSVLAEKLKKEVQRKDSIASAGSTALNVRTEGRTGGISITSACQPSPTPSNESTDTASEIGSAFNSPLRSPARSQAATRPSSPVVPHLSRVLFGEDEGLLRLDARHNRAVRDLGALVSSTKLRLQEDGVMYALPPTEMLEGIKKADGVEKKEKEEATGQGREEEVKEGPSVEMKEEDVKESVDVKSEKENLPSTNAETSTKPPGEKYTPKELLALLKCVEADIATYELCLKEEVEKRKKYKIDDQRRTHNYDEFICTFISMLAQEGMLASLVEQNISVRRRQGVSIGRLHKQRKPDRRKRSRPYKAKRQ is encoded by the exons ATGAACAAAGGTTGGCTGGAGTTAGAAAGTGACCCGG GGTTGTTCACACTCTTGGTGGAGGACTTTG GTGTGAAGGGCGTTCAGGTGGAGGAGATCTACGATCTTCAGAGCAAATGTCAAAG TCCTGTATATGGCTTCATTTTCCTCTTCAAGTGGATCGAGGAGCGAAGATCTCGACGTAAAGTCTCCACGCTGGTGGATGAAACCTCTGTCATCGATGAGGAGATTGTCAATGACATGTTTTTCGCTCACCAG CTGATACCGAACTCCTGTGCCACTCACGCTCTTCTGAGTGTGCTTCTGAACTGCAGCGGCGTGGAGCTGGGAATGACTCTGAGCCGTATGAAGACTTTCACCAAAGGCTTCAGTCCTGAG AGTAAAGGTTACGCCATTGGAAATGCTCCTGAGCTAGCAAAAGCTCACAACAGCCATGCCAG ACCAGAGCCGCGGCACCTGCCGGAGAAACAGAACGGCATCAGCGCCGTGCGGACGATGGAGGCGTTTCACTTTGTGAGTTACGTGCCAATCAAAGACCGTCTGTTTGAGCTGGACGGGCTGAAGGCGTATCCCATCGACCACG GGCCATGGGGTGAGGAGGAAGAGTGGACGGATAAAGCCAGACGGGTCATAATGGAGCGAATAGGACTGGCCACTGCTGG AGAGCCATACCATGACATCCGGTTCAATCTCATGGCGGTGGTTCCAGATCGCAGGATAAAATACGAGTACAAGCTAGACATCCTGAAACAGAACCGGCAGATCGTTCTGGAAGGACTCCAGCAAGTCAGGGAGAAAAAA GTAATTCGCGTGACCCAACAAGATTCAAGCCAAGATCGAAAGCAACAAGACTCCTCCTCTTCAGAAGACACGCCCCCCGCTGTGAAAAAGGAGGAGGGGCAAGATACGCCGATTCCTTTGAGTACAGAGCAGGCCACACCCACAG AAACTCAGGAAGGTGCTGCTGCTTTACCTAGTCCCGCTGGAAAAGTCCGACCCATGGCTAAACCTGCCACCTTACCAACAGGAGGCGCTCCAGCCCCTCTTCATGTTCCCAGCCCCAACCCCATCGTCCAGCGCCTGCCAGCCTTCCTGGACAACCACAACTACGCCAAGTCCCCCATGCAG GAAGAGGAGGATCTTGCTGCGGGTGTGGGTCGCTCACGCTTACCTGGACCCCCTCAACCCCCTTATTCTGATGATGAGGATGACTATGACGATGAAGAGGAGGAGTGTAGCACTTCAGGTGCCACGAGCAG GGTCCGAAGAAAGATTGGTTTACGCACACGTACCATGGGCCGCAGTGGAGTGGGTGCGGTTACGGCTATGGAGGGTCAGCTAGCACTCAGCGTTTTAGCTGAGAAACTCAAGAAGGAAGTCCAAAGGAAGGACTCCATTGCATCAGCGGGATCCACAGCTCTGAATGTACGTACCGAGGGTCGCACTGGTGGGATCAGCATCACCTCGGCCTGCCAGCCGTCACCCACGCCCAGTAACGAAAGCACGGATACGGCCTCGGAAATCGGCAGCGCGTTCAACTCCCCACTTCGCTCGCCCGCGCGATCGCAAGCAGCTACACGTCCCTCCAGCCCTGTGGTGCCCCACTTGAGTCGTGTTTTGTTTGGAGAAGACGAGGGGCTGCTCCGGTTAGACGCCCGACACAATCGAGCCGTCCGGGACTTGGGGGCGCTAGTGAGCTCCACAAAACTGCGACTGCAAGAGGACGGCGTCATGTACGCCTTGCCACCTACAG AAATGTTAGAAGGGATAAAGAAAGCAGACGGtgtggaaaagaaagaaaaagaagaggcGACTGGTCAAGGACGAGAAGAGGAGGTGAAGGAAGGACCATCAGTGGAGATGAAAGAGGAAGACGTCAAAGAATCAGTGGACGTCAAATCTGAAAAGGAGAACCTGCCGTCCACCAATGCTGAAACCAGCACCAAACCTCCTGGAGAAAAATATACTCCAAAA GAGTTGCTGGCCTTGCTTAAGTGCGTGGAAGCAGACATTGCCACCTATGaattgtgtttgaaagaagaagtGGAGAAGAGGAAAAAGTATAAG ATCGATGACCAAAGGAGGACTCATAACTACGATGAATTCATCTGCACCTTCATATCAATGCTGGCACAAGAAG GTATGTTAGCGAGTCTGGTGGAGCAGAACATCTCTGTGCGTCGCAGACAGGGCGTAAGCATTGGCCGACTCCACAAACAACGCAAACCCGACCGGCGGAAACGATCACGACCGTACAAAGCCAAGCGCCAATAA
- the LOC127943356 gene encoding ubiquitin carboxyl-terminal hydrolase BAP1 isoform X3 gives MNKGWLELESDPGLFTLLVEDFGVKGVQVEEIYDLQSKCQSPVYGFIFLFKWIEERRSRRKVSTLVDETSVIDEEIVNDMFFAHQLIPNSCATHALLSVLLNCSGVELGMTLSRMKTFTKGFSPESKGYAIGNAPELAKAHNSHARPEPRHLPEKQNGISAVRTMEAFHFVSYVPIKDRLFELDGLKAYPIDHGPWGEEEEWTDKARRVIMERIGLATAGEPYHDIRFNLMAVVPDRRIKYEYKLDILKQNRQIVLEGLQQVREKKVIRVTQQDSSQDRKQQDSSSSEDTPPAVKKEEGQDTPIPLSTEQATPTGGAPAPLHVPSPNPIVQRLPAFLDNHNYAKSPMQEEEDLAAGVGRSRLPGPPQPPYSDDEDDYDDEEEECSTSGATSRVRRKIGLRTRTMGRSGVGAVTAMEGQLALSVLAEKLKKEVQRKDSIASAGSTALNVRTEGRTGGISITSACQPSPTPSNESTDTASEIGSAFNSPLRSPARSQAATRPSSPVVPHLSRVLFGEDEGLLRLDARHNRAVRDLGALVSSTKLRLQEDGVMYALPPTEMLEGIKKADGVEKKEKEEATGQGREEEVKEGPSVEMKEEDVKESVDVKSEKENLPSTNAETSTKPPGEKYTPKELLALLKCVEADIATYELCLKEEVEKRKKYKIDDQRRTHNYDEFICTFISMLAQEGMLASLVEQNISVRRRQGVSIGRLHKQRKPDRRKRSRPYKAKRQ, from the exons ATGAACAAAGGTTGGCTGGAGTTAGAAAGTGACCCGG GGTTGTTCACACTCTTGGTGGAGGACTTTG GTGTGAAGGGCGTTCAGGTGGAGGAGATCTACGATCTTCAGAGCAAATGTCAAAG TCCTGTATATGGCTTCATTTTCCTCTTCAAGTGGATCGAGGAGCGAAGATCTCGACGTAAAGTCTCCACGCTGGTGGATGAAACCTCTGTCATCGATGAGGAGATTGTCAATGACATGTTTTTCGCTCACCAG CTGATACCGAACTCCTGTGCCACTCACGCTCTTCTGAGTGTGCTTCTGAACTGCAGCGGCGTGGAGCTGGGAATGACTCTGAGCCGTATGAAGACTTTCACCAAAGGCTTCAGTCCTGAG AGTAAAGGTTACGCCATTGGAAATGCTCCTGAGCTAGCAAAAGCTCACAACAGCCATGCCAG ACCAGAGCCGCGGCACCTGCCGGAGAAACAGAACGGCATCAGCGCCGTGCGGACGATGGAGGCGTTTCACTTTGTGAGTTACGTGCCAATCAAAGACCGTCTGTTTGAGCTGGACGGGCTGAAGGCGTATCCCATCGACCACG GGCCATGGGGTGAGGAGGAAGAGTGGACGGATAAAGCCAGACGGGTCATAATGGAGCGAATAGGACTGGCCACTGCTGG AGAGCCATACCATGACATCCGGTTCAATCTCATGGCGGTGGTTCCAGATCGCAGGATAAAATACGAGTACAAGCTAGACATCCTGAAACAGAACCGGCAGATCGTTCTGGAAGGACTCCAGCAAGTCAGGGAGAAAAAA GTAATTCGCGTGACCCAACAAGATTCAAGCCAAGATCGAAAGCAACAAGACTCCTCCTCTTCAGAAGACACGCCCCCCGCTGTGAAAAAGGAGGAGGGGCAAGATACGCCGATTCCTTTGAGTACAGAGCAGGCCACACCCACAG GAGGCGCTCCAGCCCCTCTTCATGTTCCCAGCCCCAACCCCATCGTCCAGCGCCTGCCAGCCTTCCTGGACAACCACAACTACGCCAAGTCCCCCATGCAG GAAGAGGAGGATCTTGCTGCGGGTGTGGGTCGCTCACGCTTACCTGGACCCCCTCAACCCCCTTATTCTGATGATGAGGATGACTATGACGATGAAGAGGAGGAGTGTAGCACTTCAGGTGCCACGAGCAG GGTCCGAAGAAAGATTGGTTTACGCACACGTACCATGGGCCGCAGTGGAGTGGGTGCGGTTACGGCTATGGAGGGTCAGCTAGCACTCAGCGTTTTAGCTGAGAAACTCAAGAAGGAAGTCCAAAGGAAGGACTCCATTGCATCAGCGGGATCCACAGCTCTGAATGTACGTACCGAGGGTCGCACTGGTGGGATCAGCATCACCTCGGCCTGCCAGCCGTCACCCACGCCCAGTAACGAAAGCACGGATACGGCCTCGGAAATCGGCAGCGCGTTCAACTCCCCACTTCGCTCGCCCGCGCGATCGCAAGCAGCTACACGTCCCTCCAGCCCTGTGGTGCCCCACTTGAGTCGTGTTTTGTTTGGAGAAGACGAGGGGCTGCTCCGGTTAGACGCCCGACACAATCGAGCCGTCCGGGACTTGGGGGCGCTAGTGAGCTCCACAAAACTGCGACTGCAAGAGGACGGCGTCATGTACGCCTTGCCACCTACAG AAATGTTAGAAGGGATAAAGAAAGCAGACGGtgtggaaaagaaagaaaaagaagaggcGACTGGTCAAGGACGAGAAGAGGAGGTGAAGGAAGGACCATCAGTGGAGATGAAAGAGGAAGACGTCAAAGAATCAGTGGACGTCAAATCTGAAAAGGAGAACCTGCCGTCCACCAATGCTGAAACCAGCACCAAACCTCCTGGAGAAAAATATACTCCAAAA GAGTTGCTGGCCTTGCTTAAGTGCGTGGAAGCAGACATTGCCACCTATGaattgtgtttgaaagaagaagtGGAGAAGAGGAAAAAGTATAAG ATCGATGACCAAAGGAGGACTCATAACTACGATGAATTCATCTGCACCTTCATATCAATGCTGGCACAAGAAG GTATGTTAGCGAGTCTGGTGGAGCAGAACATCTCTGTGCGTCGCAGACAGGGCGTAAGCATTGGCCGACTCCACAAACAACGCAAACCCGACCGGCGGAAACGATCACGACCGTACAAAGCCAAGCGCCAATAA
- the LOC127943356 gene encoding ubiquitin carboxyl-terminal hydrolase BAP1 isoform X2 yields the protein MLLRCVKGVQVEEIYDLQSKCQSPVYGFIFLFKWIEERRSRRKVSTLVDETSVIDEEIVNDMFFAHQLIPNSCATHALLSVLLNCSGVELGMTLSRMKTFTKGFSPESKGYAIGNAPELAKAHNSHARPEPRHLPEKQNGISAVRTMEAFHFVSYVPIKDRLFELDGLKAYPIDHGPWGEEEEWTDKARRVIMERIGLATAGEPYHDIRFNLMAVVPDRRIKYEYKLDILKQNRQIVLEGLQQVREKKVIRVTQQDSSQDRKQQDSSSSEDTPPAVKKEEGQDTPIPLSTEQATPTETQEGAAALPSPAGKVRPMAKPATLPTGGAPAPLHVPSPNPIVQRLPAFLDNHNYAKSPMQEEEDLAAGVGRSRLPGPPQPPYSDDEDDYDDEEEECSTSGATSRVRRKIGLRTRTMGRSGVGAVTAMEGQLALSVLAEKLKKEVQRKDSIASAGSTALNVRTEGRTGGISITSACQPSPTPSNESTDTASEIGSAFNSPLRSPARSQAATRPSSPVVPHLSRVLFGEDEGLLRLDARHNRAVRDLGALVSSTKLRLQEDGVMYALPPTEMLEGIKKADGVEKKEKEEATGQGREEEVKEGPSVEMKEEDVKESVDVKSEKENLPSTNAETSTKPPGEKYTPKELLALLKCVEADIATYELCLKEEVEKRKKYKIDDQRRTHNYDEFICTFISMLAQEGMLASLVEQNISVRRRQGVSIGRLHKQRKPDRRKRSRPYKAKRQ from the exons ATGCTTTTAAGGT GTGTGAAGGGCGTTCAGGTGGAGGAGATCTACGATCTTCAGAGCAAATGTCAAAG TCCTGTATATGGCTTCATTTTCCTCTTCAAGTGGATCGAGGAGCGAAGATCTCGACGTAAAGTCTCCACGCTGGTGGATGAAACCTCTGTCATCGATGAGGAGATTGTCAATGACATGTTTTTCGCTCACCAG CTGATACCGAACTCCTGTGCCACTCACGCTCTTCTGAGTGTGCTTCTGAACTGCAGCGGCGTGGAGCTGGGAATGACTCTGAGCCGTATGAAGACTTTCACCAAAGGCTTCAGTCCTGAG AGTAAAGGTTACGCCATTGGAAATGCTCCTGAGCTAGCAAAAGCTCACAACAGCCATGCCAG ACCAGAGCCGCGGCACCTGCCGGAGAAACAGAACGGCATCAGCGCCGTGCGGACGATGGAGGCGTTTCACTTTGTGAGTTACGTGCCAATCAAAGACCGTCTGTTTGAGCTGGACGGGCTGAAGGCGTATCCCATCGACCACG GGCCATGGGGTGAGGAGGAAGAGTGGACGGATAAAGCCAGACGGGTCATAATGGAGCGAATAGGACTGGCCACTGCTGG AGAGCCATACCATGACATCCGGTTCAATCTCATGGCGGTGGTTCCAGATCGCAGGATAAAATACGAGTACAAGCTAGACATCCTGAAACAGAACCGGCAGATCGTTCTGGAAGGACTCCAGCAAGTCAGGGAGAAAAAA GTAATTCGCGTGACCCAACAAGATTCAAGCCAAGATCGAAAGCAACAAGACTCCTCCTCTTCAGAAGACACGCCCCCCGCTGTGAAAAAGGAGGAGGGGCAAGATACGCCGATTCCTTTGAGTACAGAGCAGGCCACACCCACAG AAACTCAGGAAGGTGCTGCTGCTTTACCTAGTCCCGCTGGAAAAGTCCGACCCATGGCTAAACCTGCCACCTTACCAACAGGAGGCGCTCCAGCCCCTCTTCATGTTCCCAGCCCCAACCCCATCGTCCAGCGCCTGCCAGCCTTCCTGGACAACCACAACTACGCCAAGTCCCCCATGCAG GAAGAGGAGGATCTTGCTGCGGGTGTGGGTCGCTCACGCTTACCTGGACCCCCTCAACCCCCTTATTCTGATGATGAGGATGACTATGACGATGAAGAGGAGGAGTGTAGCACTTCAGGTGCCACGAGCAG GGTCCGAAGAAAGATTGGTTTACGCACACGTACCATGGGCCGCAGTGGAGTGGGTGCGGTTACGGCTATGGAGGGTCAGCTAGCACTCAGCGTTTTAGCTGAGAAACTCAAGAAGGAAGTCCAAAGGAAGGACTCCATTGCATCAGCGGGATCCACAGCTCTGAATGTACGTACCGAGGGTCGCACTGGTGGGATCAGCATCACCTCGGCCTGCCAGCCGTCACCCACGCCCAGTAACGAAAGCACGGATACGGCCTCGGAAATCGGCAGCGCGTTCAACTCCCCACTTCGCTCGCCCGCGCGATCGCAAGCAGCTACACGTCCCTCCAGCCCTGTGGTGCCCCACTTGAGTCGTGTTTTGTTTGGAGAAGACGAGGGGCTGCTCCGGTTAGACGCCCGACACAATCGAGCCGTCCGGGACTTGGGGGCGCTAGTGAGCTCCACAAAACTGCGACTGCAAGAGGACGGCGTCATGTACGCCTTGCCACCTACAG AAATGTTAGAAGGGATAAAGAAAGCAGACGGtgtggaaaagaaagaaaaagaagaggcGACTGGTCAAGGACGAGAAGAGGAGGTGAAGGAAGGACCATCAGTGGAGATGAAAGAGGAAGACGTCAAAGAATCAGTGGACGTCAAATCTGAAAAGGAGAACCTGCCGTCCACCAATGCTGAAACCAGCACCAAACCTCCTGGAGAAAAATATACTCCAAAA GAGTTGCTGGCCTTGCTTAAGTGCGTGGAAGCAGACATTGCCACCTATGaattgtgtttgaaagaagaagtGGAGAAGAGGAAAAAGTATAAG ATCGATGACCAAAGGAGGACTCATAACTACGATGAATTCATCTGCACCTTCATATCAATGCTGGCACAAGAAG GTATGTTAGCGAGTCTGGTGGAGCAGAACATCTCTGTGCGTCGCAGACAGGGCGTAAGCATTGGCCGACTCCACAAACAACGCAAACCCGACCGGCGGAAACGATCACGACCGTACAAAGCCAAGCGCCAATAA